The following are encoded together in the Arcticibacterium luteifluviistationis genome:
- the nuoH gene encoding NADH-quinone oxidoreductase subunit NuoH has translation MEEAIIIKGLIIFGIFAISLTIAAYETYFERVIAAYIQDRVGPDRAGPFGLLQPLADAGKLFFKEDFVPTLADKWLFIFGPALAMLTAMMTSAVIPFGDSIMYEGKEILVQAIEVNIGILWVFGVVSLGVYGILIGGWASNNKYSLYGAIRAASQNISYELAMGVSIIAIVMMSSSLSLRTIVEEQHGGNWNIFYQPLGFLIFLVCSFAECNRTPFDLPESENELVAGYHTEYGSMKLGLYLFSEYVNMFISSAVIATLYLGGFNYFGMDWVSTQLIGQFGETVGHNLATLLGVMVFFGKIFFFIFVFMWVRWTLPRFRYDQLMDLGWKALIPLSIVNLVITAAAELSGMALIVNWLGLAIFIGLAYAYSFLFTKTKASI, from the coding sequence ATGGAAGAAGCAATCATTATAAAAGGTTTAATCATTTTCGGCATATTTGCTATCTCTTTGACGATAGCAGCCTATGAGACCTATTTTGAGCGTGTAATAGCCGCTTATATCCAAGACAGAGTTGGACCGGACAGAGCTGGACCATTTGGGCTATTACAACCATTGGCAGATGCAGGGAAATTGTTTTTTAAAGAGGATTTTGTTCCTACACTGGCAGATAAATGGTTATTTATTTTTGGTCCTGCTTTAGCTATGCTAACCGCAATGATGACCAGTGCTGTGATTCCTTTTGGTGATAGTATCATGTATGAAGGCAAAGAAATTTTAGTACAAGCCATTGAAGTTAATATTGGTATTCTTTGGGTATTTGGTGTAGTCTCTTTAGGTGTATATGGTATTTTAATTGGTGGCTGGGCTTCTAATAACAAGTACTCTCTTTACGGTGCTATTAGAGCCGCTTCCCAAAACATCTCTTATGAGTTGGCTATGGGTGTTTCTATTATTGCCATAGTAATGATGTCAAGTTCTTTATCGCTGAGAACTATTGTAGAAGAGCAGCATGGTGGCAACTGGAATATATTTTATCAGCCGCTTGGCTTTCTAATTTTCTTAGTGTGTTCATTTGCCGAATGTAACAGAACTCCTTTTGACCTTCCAGAGTCTGAAAATGAACTCGTAGCAGGATATCATACAGAGTACGGTTCTATGAAACTAGGTTTATACCTCTTTTCAGAATATGTCAATATGTTTATCTCATCGGCTGTGATTGCAACCTTATATTTAGGTGGCTTTAATTACTTCGGAATGGACTGGGTATCTACACAGCTTATTGGCCAATTTGGTGAAACCGTAGGTCACAACTTGGCTACGCTTCTGGGTGTTATGGTATTCTTTGGAAAAATATTCTTCTTCATCTTTGTATTTATGTGGGTGAGATGGACACTTCCGAGATTTAGGTATGACCAATTAATGGATTTAGGATGGAAAGCTCTTATTCCATTATCAATTGTAAATTTGGTAATTACAGCAGCTGCCGAACTTTCGGGCATGGCCTTGATAGTTAACTGGCTTGGTTTAGCCATTTTTATTGGCTTAGCTTATGCCTATTCCTTTTTGTTCACTAAAACTAAAGCAAGTATCTAA
- a CDS encoding NuoI/complex I 23 kDa subunit family protein: protein MQLTNRAKKTDKTPLTLAERTYLPGIAKGMGITLKHFFSKKATIRYPEQKRYLGPIFRGHHILKRDEEGRERCTACGLCAVACPAEAISMVAAERAPGEENLYKEEKYAAAYEVNMLRCIFCGLCEEACPKEAVYLRHDKFVPVFTSRDQVIYGKDQLVEDMNERYERDAWTKEEMQKLWAQQKPVNY from the coding sequence ATGCAACTTACTAATAGAGCAAAAAAAACAGATAAGACGCCTTTAACACTTGCCGAAAGAACCTATTTACCCGGCATAGCGAAAGGAATGGGAATAACCTTAAAGCATTTCTTTTCTAAGAAAGCAACCATACGTTACCCAGAGCAAAAAAGATATTTAGGTCCAATTTTTAGAGGTCATCATATTCTTAAACGTGACGAAGAAGGTAGAGAAAGATGTACTGCTTGTGGTTTATGTGCTGTAGCTTGCCCTGCCGAGGCCATTTCTATGGTAGCTGCAGAAAGAGCACCTGGCGAAGAGAATCTTTATAAAGAAGAGAAATACGCGGCTGCTTATGAAGTAAATATGCTTCGCTGTATTTTCTGTGGTTTATGTGAAGAAGCCTGCCCTAAAGAGGCTGTATACCTTAGACATGATAAATTTGTTCCAGTATTTACAAGTCGTGACCAAGTTATTTATGGCAAAGACCAACTAGTGGAAGACATGAATGAAAGGTACGAACGAGATGCATGGACAAAAGAAGAAATGCAGAAACTTTGGGCACAACAAAAACCAGTTAATTACTAA
- a CDS encoding NADH-quinone oxidoreductase subunit J family protein produces MTSTQWLFYVISVVTLFGALGTIASKNAIHSVIYLILTFFSLSAHYVLMNAQFIAVVNIIVYAGAIMVLFLFVVMFLNIKEENTPGLNNNKLMIAATIVAGTISLILISAIRMTDIPRTNPHTYQVKTGFIETLGTLLYSKYLLPFELVSILFLIAMTGAVMLGKREKGERHF; encoded by the coding sequence ATGACTTCGACGCAATGGCTTTTTTATGTCATTTCGGTAGTTACTCTTTTTGGAGCTTTGGGTACCATTGCATCTAAAAATGCAATACACAGCGTCATTTACCTTATACTGACGTTCTTCTCTCTATCAGCTCATTATGTGTTGATGAATGCACAGTTTATTGCTGTGGTTAATATCATTGTATACGCAGGAGCCATCATGGTTTTATTCCTTTTTGTGGTGATGTTTTTGAACATCAAAGAAGAAAACACGCCTGGCTTAAATAACAACAAACTTATGATAGCCGCTACCATTGTGGCTGGTACCATCAGTTTGATTCTTATATCGGCTATTAGGATGACCGATATACCTAGAACTAACCCTCATACTTATCAAGTCAAAACGGGGTTTATTGAAACTTTAGGTACCTTACTATACAGCAAGTACCTACTTCCTTTTGAATTGGTATCTATATTATTTTTGATAGCCATGACGGGTGCCGTAATGTTAGGTAAAAGGGAAAAAGGCGAACGTCATTTCTAA
- a CDS encoding GNAT family N-acetyltransferase, translating into MITSSRLKYRQLLSSDENESLTMAQNGEVMVYITGAALSLKEAKERFLYQLSVNKEYKDLGFIRAESLDTGEFIGYVKMTPLNSNELEIGYAILPKFWGKGYASEMLVAMEDFAATLKSFDKLVGIADTANKPSIKVLLKRNFTLQKENNKKSYYIKHLH; encoded by the coding sequence ATGATAACCTCCTCAAGGTTAAAATATAGGCAACTTCTTTCTAGCGACGAAAATGAATCTTTAACCATGGCTCAAAACGGTGAGGTTATGGTCTACATTACTGGAGCCGCACTAAGCCTTAAGGAAGCTAAAGAAAGATTCCTTTATCAATTATCAGTCAATAAAGAGTATAAAGATTTAGGGTTCATAAGAGCAGAATCTCTTGATACAGGCGAATTTATTGGTTATGTTAAAATGACACCTTTAAACTCCAATGAATTAGAAATTGGTTATGCCATTCTACCTAAGTTTTGGGGTAAAGGCTATGCTTCTGAAATGTTAGTGGCTATGGAAGATTTTGCAGCAACTCTTAAAAGTTTTGACAAACTGGTGGGTATAGCTGATACGGCAAATAAACCCTCCATTAAAGTGTTACTAAAAAGAAACTTTACGCTTCAAAAAGAGAACAATAAGAAATCATATTATATCAAACACTTACATTAA
- a CDS encoding gamma carbonic anhydrase family protein, giving the protein MATILPVKGISPSIPASTWLAPNATIVGDTEMGEDCTVWFNAVLRGDVNSIRIGNRVNIQDGVVIHCTYEKTKTIIGDNVSIGHNAILHGCVVEEEVLIGMGAIVMDGAVVEKNAIIGAGAVVTSNTRVPSGQIWVGNPAKYLKDVSEKASEVFMRTADNYLTYASWFGKEIK; this is encoded by the coding sequence ATGGCAACTATTCTACCCGTTAAAGGCATTTCGCCTAGTATTCCAGCATCTACTTGGCTAGCACCTAACGCCACCATAGTGGGCGATACCGAAATGGGAGAAGATTGTACAGTTTGGTTTAATGCGGTGCTTAGAGGCGACGTAAATAGCATTAGAATAGGAAACAGAGTTAATATTCAAGATGGCGTAGTGATTCACTGCACTTATGAGAAAACTAAAACCATTATTGGCGATAATGTAAGCATTGGTCATAATGCCATTCTTCATGGATGCGTAGTAGAAGAAGAAGTTTTGATAGGCATGGGAGCTATTGTGATGGATGGGGCCGTGGTTGAAAAAAATGCAATTATTGGAGCAGGTGCCGTCGTAACTTCAAATACAAGAGTACCCTCTGGACAAATATGGGTTGGAAATCCAGCCAAATACCTAAAAGATGTTTCAGAAAAAGCAAGTGAAGTATTTATGCGAACTGCTGATAATTATTTGACCTATGCTAGTTGGTTTGGGAAGGAAATAAAATAA
- a CDS encoding carboxypeptidase-like regulatory domain-containing protein: MRQNKILFVLFLIAFLAVGKTYAQGDKKFVTFSGFVIDGDDDEPLPGAYIINERAGKGTLTNAKGYFLINVFPGDSLIFSYLGFKKQFHIIPSDVSLSYSAVVELREDATMLKEVKVYPFSTEEEFKLALIEMELPDARERANMEENLSRENLDRAFAMQGMSADANYRYAMNQQLMHIQSRGTITTNPLTSPFAWASFIRSIKDGTFTNKAWKKGDYIPKTEGSRDAIMRSGN; the protein is encoded by the coding sequence ATGCGTCAAAATAAGATACTTTTCGTTCTGTTTTTAATAGCCTTTTTGGCAGTAGGTAAGACCTATGCCCAAGGGGATAAGAAGTTTGTAACCTTCAGTGGCTTTGTGATTGATGGAGATGACGATGAGCCACTTCCAGGGGCATATATTATCAATGAAAGGGCTGGTAAGGGTACCTTGACAAATGCTAAAGGTTACTTCTTAATCAATGTTTTTCCAGGCGATAGTTTGATTTTTAGCTACCTCGGTTTTAAGAAACAATTTCACATCATTCCGTCAGATGTAAGTTTGTCATATTCGGCCGTGGTGGAGCTTAGGGAAGACGCGACCATGTTAAAAGAAGTTAAAGTTTATCCTTTTAGCACAGAAGAAGAATTTAAATTAGCCCTCATAGAAATGGAACTTCCTGATGCTAGAGAGCGAGCAAATATGGAAGAAAACTTGAGTCGTGAAAATCTTGATAGGGCTTTTGCTATGCAAGGCATGAGTGCTGACGCCAATTACCGTTATGCCATGAATCAGCAGCTCATGCACATTCAGAGTAGGGGAACTATAACTACAAATCCGCTTACTAGTCCGTTTGCTTGGGCTAGTTTTATCAGGTCAATAAAGGACGGTACGTTTACCAATAAGGCTTGGAAAAAAGGTGACTACATACCCAAGACAGAAGGTTCTAGAGATGCCATTATGCGGAGTGGGAATTAG
- a CDS encoding phosphatidate cytidylyltransferase, with translation MNQRLNKYSNLTQRIIAAVIGVSIIITGIFYSAYTFWMVFLFLSIMTQYEFYKLVGLNGNLPLSIYGTICGTVLNALTFFVEKGDWPFKFYYLIVPLLAITFFIKLYKRKDPKPFENLGYTFLGIIYVAVPFALVNEVAMEAHHYKPILVLGVLVILWVNDSGAYFVGTMMGKRKLFERISPKKTWEGLFGGAISSLIAALVFSKYYNALEPWQWMVIAAIIVVTGTLGDLVESLFKRSIAIKDSGSFIPGHGGFLDRFDGLLLSMPFILTFLKIFA, from the coding sequence ATGAATCAGAGATTGAATAAGTATTCTAACCTTACACAGCGAATCATTGCGGCAGTAATAGGGGTAAGCATTATTATAACTGGGATTTTTTATTCTGCCTATACATTTTGGATGGTGTTTTTGTTCCTTTCCATTATGACACAATATGAGTTTTATAAACTCGTAGGCTTAAATGGGAATTTACCTTTGTCTATTTATGGTACCATTTGCGGAACTGTTTTAAACGCCCTTACATTCTTTGTAGAGAAAGGAGACTGGCCTTTTAAGTTTTATTACTTGATAGTACCGCTGTTAGCCATTACTTTTTTCATTAAGCTTTATAAAAGAAAGGATCCAAAGCCTTTTGAGAATCTAGGCTATACTTTCTTAGGAATTATTTACGTCGCTGTGCCCTTTGCACTGGTAAATGAAGTGGCTATGGAGGCTCATCATTATAAGCCAATTTTAGTTTTGGGCGTTTTAGTTATCCTTTGGGTCAACGATAGCGGTGCTTATTTCGTAGGTACTATGATGGGAAAGCGTAAATTGTTTGAAAGAATATCTCCTAAGAAAACTTGGGAGGGGCTATTTGGTGGAGCAATAAGCTCTTTAATAGCGGCGTTAGTTTTTTCTAAGTACTACAATGCCCTTGAGCCATGGCAGTGGATGGTTATTGCAGCAATAATTGTAGTAACTGGTACTTTGGGTGACTTGGTAGAATCTCTTTTTAAAAGGAGTATAGCTATCAAAGACTCTGGCAGTTTTATTCCAGGTCATGGAGGTTTCCTTGACAGGTTCGATGGCTTGTTGCTTTCAATGCCTTTTATTCTTACTTTTCTCAAAATATTCGCTTAA
- a CDS encoding putative signal transducing protein: MILSTESDNWQIVYKTENAMQAELLKNDLENNEIKCFIVNKKDTMYPIFGANILYTQTSDVNVAKVIIEVFLNKNESEIE, translated from the coding sequence ATGATACTTTCTACCGAATCAGATAATTGGCAGATTGTCTATAAGACAGAAAATGCCATGCAAGCGGAATTGCTCAAAAATGACTTGGAAAACAATGAAATAAAATGTTTCATTGTAAATAAGAAGGATACTATGTATCCTATTTTTGGAGCTAATATTTTATATACTCAAACTAGCGATGTAAATGTTGCTAAAGTTATCATTGAAGTTTTTTTGAATAAGAATGAATCAGAGATTGAATAA
- the gldD gene encoding gliding motility lipoprotein GldD translates to MPQKERNVLIVLFATLLISCGGSSDYFPKPKGYNRLDLPAHKYVQLEEKHPYTFEHNVNAIVEPDTFGNAEPHWIILHYKDLMARIQLTYKPLNGDLNKLSKHIDDAYKLAGRHHVKADSQVEKVIELKNGKRAVVIELEGEVPSHFQFYVTDTSKHYLRGAVYLIEPTLNDSLRPLVNYMKDDCMHLLETLKWTE, encoded by the coding sequence ATGCCCCAAAAAGAAAGAAATGTGCTTATTGTCTTGTTTGCTACGCTATTGATTTCGTGTGGAGGTTCTTCTGATTATTTTCCAAAACCAAAAGGGTATAATCGCTTAGATTTGCCGGCACATAAATACGTGCAATTAGAAGAGAAACATCCTTATACATTTGAGCATAATGTAAACGCTATAGTAGAGCCTGATACCTTTGGTAATGCTGAACCTCATTGGATTATTCTACATTATAAAGACTTGATGGCACGTATACAGCTTACCTATAAGCCTTTAAATGGTGATTTGAATAAGCTGTCAAAACATATTGACGATGCTTATAAATTGGCCGGAAGGCATCATGTTAAAGCCGACTCTCAGGTAGAGAAAGTTATAGAACTTAAAAATGGAAAAAGAGCAGTAGTAATAGAGTTAGAAGGAGAGGTGCCAAGCCACTTTCAATTTTATGTGACAGATACTTCAAAGCACTATTTACGTGGTGCTGTGTATCTTATAGAACCTACTTTAAATGATTCTTTAAGACCACTAGTAAATTATATGAAAGATGATTGTATGCATCTTTTAGAAACCTTAAAATGGACTGAATGA
- a CDS encoding LytTR family DNA-binding domain-containing protein — MNDLKQPVFLGARTSLLPADVTHLEAEVNYTIVYSASGKNEILSSTMKKVYECLKEHGNFIRISRKYVVNMKFVKTSNEQELILSSGKELRPSRRKRKELDQIFR; from the coding sequence ATGAATGATTTAAAACAACCAGTGTTTTTAGGAGCACGCACCAGCCTTCTTCCCGCCGACGTCACACACCTTGAAGCAGAAGTTAACTATACCATTGTGTATAGTGCTTCTGGAAAAAACGAAATACTTTCTAGCACCATGAAAAAGGTTTACGAGTGCTTAAAAGAGCACGGAAACTTTATCCGGATAAGTAGAAAGTATGTAGTAAACATGAAGTTTGTCAAAACTAGCAATGAACAAGAACTCATCCTCTCTTCTGGAAAAGAACTCCGTCCCTCCAGACGAAAGCGAAAAGAATTAGACCAAATATTTAGATGA
- a CDS encoding acyl-CoA dehydrogenase family protein gives MHYSPGINSLLPLFYVGWADSVLSPSEMKIIRQHVDAMDFLSFADKKQLIKWTDQSNPPSEETYKEWLADIHAGAMKLDLDKKLSLVQLGINIAKNTSKSDDNQIWDSPKVKASIEGLEMALGVDNQLSKVAFYTTIKPEDDTQIEDIAGFDTKKIQAILDGKFAEHKNRTKKLIMDPFFEIPYDLREKDALRNLILKQCKELGKQGFGALAFPEEYGGENSPGASTAVFETMALGNISLLIKFGVQFGLFGGAVLQLGTKKHHDKYLTETGSLGLAGCFAMTETGHGSNVRDLETTATYNPEDQTITIHSPTHTAGKEYIGNALHSKMAAVFTQLKVGEQNHGIHAILVPLRDEKHQELPGITVKDNGYKMGLNGVDNGRIWFDQVKVPVENLLDKYGGIDAEGNYQSSIKKESKRFFTMLGALVGGRVSVALGSNTAAKKALDIAIKYALKRRQFDSLNETTETLILDYPSHQKRLFPLVAKSYALSFALESLRDKFIEQYNHTDKREVETLAAGLKSYASWHATATIQECREACGGKGYLAENEFADLKADTDIFTTFEGDNHVLLQLVAKALLTDFKQEFNDGGFMAVARHVMKRVGTSVTDLNPITVRNTNAEHILSYDFLDSAFEFRQQKLLFTLSDRMRNFLKKKLHPSEIFLRVQNHMITLALAQVEQYIYKEFKAKVRAMPKDAEKDALETMLKTYSLDAILRDNGWFLENDFLTGEKSKAIRRVQNSLYRKIRPLAASYVDAFGIPKVLRRAEIVKEV, from the coding sequence ATGCATTACTCCCCAGGAATCAACAGTCTCTTACCATTATTTTATGTTGGTTGGGCCGACTCAGTATTAAGCCCGTCTGAAATGAAAATCATTCGTCAACACGTTGACGCCATGGATTTCCTAAGCTTTGCCGATAAAAAGCAGCTTATAAAATGGACAGACCAAAGTAACCCTCCGTCAGAAGAAACTTATAAAGAATGGTTGGCAGATATTCATGCCGGAGCCATGAAACTTGACCTTGACAAAAAACTTTCTCTGGTACAGTTGGGTATTAACATTGCCAAAAACACTTCAAAGTCTGACGACAATCAAATTTGGGATTCTCCTAAAGTCAAAGCTTCTATAGAAGGTTTAGAGATGGCTCTTGGCGTAGATAATCAACTCTCAAAAGTAGCATTCTATACCACCATCAAACCTGAGGATGATACTCAAATAGAAGATATAGCTGGCTTTGACACAAAAAAAATACAGGCCATTTTAGACGGAAAGTTTGCTGAGCATAAAAACCGTACTAAAAAACTCATCATGGACCCCTTTTTTGAGATTCCATATGATTTAAGAGAAAAAGACGCTTTAAGGAATTTGATTTTAAAACAATGCAAAGAACTTGGGAAACAAGGATTTGGAGCACTAGCTTTTCCTGAAGAATACGGAGGTGAAAATTCGCCCGGTGCTAGTACCGCCGTTTTTGAAACCATGGCTTTAGGAAACATCAGTTTGCTTATAAAGTTTGGGGTTCAGTTTGGTCTTTTTGGAGGAGCTGTTTTACAGTTAGGTACAAAAAAACATCATGATAAATATTTGACCGAAACTGGTTCTTTAGGGCTTGCAGGCTGCTTTGCTATGACCGAAACAGGTCATGGAAGTAATGTGAGAGACTTAGAAACCACCGCTACTTATAATCCTGAAGACCAAACCATCACCATTCATTCGCCTACACACACGGCAGGTAAAGAATACATTGGAAATGCCTTGCATTCTAAAATGGCGGCTGTTTTTACTCAATTAAAAGTAGGCGAACAAAATCACGGTATTCATGCTATTTTAGTACCGCTTCGTGACGAAAAACATCAAGAACTACCTGGAATAACTGTTAAAGACAATGGTTATAAAATGGGGCTTAATGGTGTGGATAATGGTAGAATTTGGTTTGACCAAGTCAAAGTTCCTGTAGAAAATCTACTTGATAAGTATGGCGGAATTGATGCCGAAGGCAATTATCAAAGCAGCATAAAGAAAGAATCTAAACGCTTTTTCACCATGTTAGGAGCATTAGTTGGAGGAAGAGTATCTGTTGCCTTAGGTTCAAACACAGCAGCTAAAAAAGCTTTAGACATTGCTATAAAGTATGCTTTAAAGAGAAGGCAATTTGATTCGCTAAACGAAACCACGGAAACCTTGATTTTAGACTATCCTAGTCATCAAAAACGTTTATTTCCACTTGTAGCAAAATCTTACGCTTTAAGTTTTGCTCTAGAAAGCCTACGAGACAAATTCATAGAACAATACAATCATACAGACAAAAGAGAGGTGGAAACCCTGGCAGCAGGCTTAAAGAGCTACGCTTCATGGCATGCCACGGCCACCATACAGGAGTGCCGAGAAGCCTGTGGAGGAAAAGGCTATTTGGCTGAAAATGAATTTGCCGATTTAAAGGCCGACACCGACATTTTCACAACTTTTGAGGGTGATAATCATGTGCTGCTGCAATTAGTAGCGAAAGCCCTTCTTACCGACTTTAAGCAAGAGTTTAATGATGGTGGTTTTATGGCCGTAGCTCGCCATGTAATGAAAAGAGTGGGTACTTCTGTAACAGACCTAAACCCGATTACAGTAAGAAATACCAATGCCGAACATATACTGAGTTATGATTTTTTAGACAGTGCTTTTGAATTTAGACAACAAAAACTCCTGTTTACCCTCTCTGACAGAATGCGAAACTTTCTAAAGAAAAAGCTTCATCCTTCTGAAATATTTCTTCGCGTGCAAAACCATATGATTACGCTAGCTCTGGCTCAAGTGGAACAGTATATCTACAAAGAATTTAAAGCTAAAGTAAGAGCTATGCCGAAAGACGCCGAAAAAGATGCTCTGGAAACCATGCTAAAAACTTACAGCCTAGATGCTATACTTAGAGATAATGGCTGGTTTTTAGAAAATGACTTCTTGACAGGAGAAAAGTCTAAAGCAATAAGACGAGTGCAAAACAGTCTTTATAGAAAAATAAGACCGCTAGCCGCTAGTTATGTGGATGCCTTCGGAATTCCGAAGGTTTTAAGAAGAGCTGAAATAGTGAAGGAGGTTTAA
- a CDS encoding ABC-F family ATP-binding cassette domain-containing protein, whose translation MNYLSAENIGRDLGEKWLFKALTFGILQGEKVALIGSNGSGKTTLLDMVAGLTETDGGEISVRKDIRVGYLPQEPEMKDELTVMETIFYAENEITTAIKNYELSMENNDIDLMSSAIETLDALQAWDYEAKVKQILGKLGIHDFNKLISQLSGGQKKRVALAKVLIDNPDFLILDEPTNHLDLQTIEWLEGFLSTSNTTLFLVTHDRYFLDKVANRIMELANNQIHKFTGNYAYFLEKKADREANDAVVHEKNQQRLKKELEWMRRQPKARTTKAQYRIDAFHDLKEKTAAGFKSDDKIELNVRTERMGKKIIEIHDISKSYNDITFIDHFNYVFKRGDKIGIVGKNGMGKTTMLDIIMGITKPDSGSVIKGETIKIGYYSQGGLDFSEDQKVIDAIKEYAEFVKLGDGRELSISAFLTMFLFPPKVQYNPISKLSGGEKRRLQLMKVLVQGPNFLILDEPTNDLDIDTLNVLEEFLESFGGCLLVVSHDRYFMDKIIDHVFAFEGEGYIKDFPGNYTEYRNWKDEEEKAALSQKKEKVPAVVIETPKTPAPDKKKMSFKEKKEFEDIEKTMKKLDERKTAVFDLMNGGESDFEKLGALGQELEEIKNELEEKELRWLELSELEG comes from the coding sequence ATGAATTATTTATCGGCAGAAAATATAGGGAGAGACCTAGGAGAGAAATGGCTTTTTAAAGCTTTGACTTTTGGCATACTTCAGGGAGAAAAAGTAGCATTAATTGGCTCTAATGGCTCTGGAAAGACCACATTACTTGACATGGTGGCAGGTCTTACCGAAACCGACGGTGGAGAAATTTCCGTTAGAAAAGACATCAGAGTGGGCTACCTACCTCAGGAGCCTGAGATGAAAGACGAGCTAACTGTGATGGAAACCATCTTCTACGCCGAAAATGAAATTACCACTGCCATAAAAAACTACGAACTTTCTATGGAAAATAATGACATCGATTTGATGTCGTCTGCCATAGAAACATTAGATGCTTTACAGGCTTGGGATTACGAAGCCAAAGTCAAGCAGATTTTAGGTAAGCTAGGTATTCATGATTTTAACAAATTGATTTCTCAGCTTTCTGGTGGTCAGAAAAAACGTGTGGCATTAGCCAAAGTTTTGATAGACAACCCTGATTTCCTCATCTTAGATGAGCCTACTAACCATCTTGACTTACAAACTATTGAGTGGCTTGAAGGTTTTCTTTCTACTTCAAACACTACTTTATTCTTAGTCACTCACGATAGGTATTTCTTAGACAAAGTAGCTAACAGAATCATGGAATTGGCCAATAACCAAATCCATAAATTCACAGGTAATTATGCCTATTTCTTAGAGAAAAAAGCAGACCGCGAAGCTAATGACGCTGTGGTGCATGAGAAAAACCAACAACGCCTCAAAAAGGAGTTGGAATGGATGCGTAGACAGCCTAAAGCAAGAACCACCAAGGCCCAATATAGAATAGACGCTTTCCATGATTTGAAAGAAAAAACTGCGGCGGGGTTTAAGAGTGATGATAAAATAGAACTGAATGTCCGTACGGAAAGGATGGGCAAGAAAATCATTGAGATACATGATATCAGTAAATCTTATAATGACATCACTTTTATAGACCACTTCAATTATGTTTTCAAACGTGGTGATAAAATCGGGATTGTTGGGAAAAACGGGATGGGAAAAACCACCATGCTGGATATTATCATGGGTATTACCAAACCTGACAGTGGCTCGGTAATAAAAGGTGAAACCATCAAAATAGGTTATTACTCGCAAGGTGGTTTAGATTTTAGTGAAGACCAAAAAGTGATAGATGCCATTAAAGAGTATGCGGAGTTTGTGAAACTTGGTGACGGCAGAGAACTTTCTATCTCGGCTTTCTTGACTATGTTTTTGTTCCCTCCAAAAGTGCAATACAACCCTATATCCAAACTATCTGGAGGAGAGAAAAGGCGTTTGCAACTAATGAAAGTATTGGTTCAAGGTCCCAACTTCTTGATTTTAGATGAGCCTACCAATGATTTAGACATTGACACACTTAATGTTTTAGAAGAGTTCTTAGAAAGTTTCGGCGGCTGCCTATTAGTGGTATCTCACGATAGGTACTTTATGGATAAAATCATTGACCACGTTTTTGCTTTTGAGGGAGAAGGTTATATCAAAGATTTCCCTGGAAACTATACAGAATATAGAAACTGGAAAGACGAAGAAGAAAAAGCAGCCCTTTCTCAAAAAAAGGAAAAAGTACCTGCAGTAGTAATAGAAACCCCAAAGACTCCAGCTCCTGATAAGAAAAAAATGAGCTTTAAAGAGAAAAAGGAATTTGAGGATATAGAAAAAACTATGAAAAAGTTAGATGAACGCAAAACAGCGGTTTTTGACCTTATGAATGGCGGAGAAAGCGACTTTGAAAAACTAGGTGCCTTGGGTCAAGAATTGGAAGAAATCAAAAACGAATTAGAAGAAAAAGAACTTCGTTGGCTGGAACTTTCGGAACTAGAAGGATAG